Proteins from a genomic interval of Candidatus Omnitrophota bacterium:
- a CDS encoding glycoside hydrolase family 2 TIM barrel-domain containing protein codes for MLSVFLASWGFCAFAEDVPAATSSEELVRLSWKASNEGNIDALNKLYDVMIAAYDAEARLQAGRLTGFPPRDQAESYRIMDDVATVMFIKAETLMHQGKNDEAKVLFEQVSAQYPWAQSWDPSRGSFWSVKEKAQASIKTMSGQAPDQEAAVERKVPRTVPHLAFPGKRVVDYLKYGRFLNAGTKGYHYQVTDPKGLKAAAGEAIYPNLTDMYRDPAYKKALQEGRLEGSHWDFVNTDDMQAAIFKWATAPEPWGTRLFYMGVIFEKAKMYHEAIKAYHAVVVFFPETVAWTYWQTPWYPGQAAVAKIQYIIRTHPELKLEFKGAKIQILNSFDNDPKNDVTMTSPGTVTRASTKLRVEQMQVPLGEPVKTVGTGLVQLVKYSSGPWQMTVDGKPFLIKGMSYMPNKVGQSPDKGTLTNWMEQDENANGLIDAPDEAWVDKNHNDQQDPDEPSVGDFALMKDVGVNTIRLYHHPMKPNKALLEKMFKDHGLMVVLGDFIGKYAIGSGASWSEGTDYENPEHLKAMMDSVRQMVMEYKDEPYILMWILGNENNYGVASNADKKPDAYYKFVNELALMIKSMDPDHPVALCNGDTLYLDKFAQFAPDVDIYAGNVYRGDYGFGSFWQQVAEVADKPAFISEYGAPAFAPPMSYEEAQQAQADYHRGNWLDIQYNSAGYGDGAGNAIGGIAFEWLDEWWKNYEPSIHDTKADVVGPFAGGYYYEEWFGIFGQGDGKSSPFLREPRKVHNTYKELWKN; via the coding sequence TTGCTGTCTGTTTTTCTTGCATCATGGGGTTTTTGTGCCTTTGCCGAGGACGTTCCTGCCGCCACATCCTCTGAAGAGCTCGTCCGCCTGTCCTGGAAGGCCTCCAACGAGGGGAATATCGACGCCCTCAACAAACTTTACGACGTAATGATCGCCGCCTACGATGCCGAGGCCCGCCTGCAGGCGGGCCGTTTGACCGGTTTCCCCCCACGGGACCAGGCTGAAAGTTATCGCATCATGGACGATGTGGCCACCGTCATGTTCATCAAGGCCGAGACCTTGATGCACCAAGGCAAGAATGACGAGGCCAAGGTCCTCTTTGAGCAGGTCAGCGCGCAATACCCGTGGGCCCAGAGTTGGGACCCCAGCCGCGGTTCATTCTGGTCGGTCAAAGAAAAAGCCCAGGCGAGCATCAAGACCATGTCCGGCCAGGCCCCGGACCAGGAAGCGGCTGTTGAGCGCAAAGTCCCGCGCACGGTCCCTCATCTTGCTTTCCCGGGCAAACGGGTCGTGGATTATCTGAAGTACGGCCGTTTCCTTAATGCCGGCACAAAAGGTTATCATTATCAGGTCACGGACCCAAAAGGGCTTAAGGCCGCCGCCGGAGAAGCTATTTATCCCAACCTCACGGACATGTATCGGGACCCCGCGTACAAAAAGGCCTTGCAGGAAGGCCGGCTGGAGGGCAGCCACTGGGATTTCGTCAATACCGATGACATGCAAGCCGCTATTTTCAAATGGGCCACGGCCCCGGAACCCTGGGGCACGCGGCTTTTTTATATGGGCGTCATTTTTGAAAAGGCCAAAATGTATCATGAGGCCATCAAGGCCTACCACGCCGTTGTCGTGTTCTTTCCAGAGACGGTTGCATGGACATATTGGCAAACTCCCTGGTATCCGGGCCAGGCCGCCGTCGCCAAGATCCAGTATATTATCCGCACGCATCCGGAATTAAAACTGGAATTCAAGGGGGCGAAAATTCAGATCCTGAATTCTTTTGACAATGACCCGAAAAACGACGTGACCATGACCAGTCCCGGGACCGTCACCAGGGCCAGCACGAAATTACGCGTGGAACAGATGCAAGTCCCGTTGGGCGAACCGGTCAAGACCGTTGGCACAGGCCTGGTGCAGCTGGTCAAATATTCAAGCGGTCCCTGGCAGATGACCGTTGACGGCAAGCCGTTCTTGATCAAAGGCATGAGCTATATGCCCAACAAGGTCGGCCAGAGCCCGGACAAGGGCACCCTGACCAATTGGATGGAACAGGACGAGAATGCCAACGGGCTCATCGACGCCCCTGATGAGGCGTGGGTGGACAAGAACCACAACGATCAGCAGGACCCTGATGAGCCGTCCGTCGGTGATTTTGCTTTGATGAAAGACGTGGGCGTCAATACCATCCGCTTGTACCATCACCCCATGAAACCCAACAAAGCGCTCCTGGAAAAAATGTTCAAGGACCACGGGTTGATGGTCGTCCTGGGGGATTTCATCGGCAAATACGCCATCGGGTCCGGAGCATCCTGGTCGGAGGGGACCGATTATGAAAATCCAGAGCATCTCAAGGCCATGATGGACAGCGTCCGGCAGATGGTCATGGAATACAAGGACGAGCCGTACATTTTGATGTGGATCTTAGGCAATGAGAACAATTACGGGGTCGCGTCCAATGCCGACAAAAAACCGGACGCGTATTACAAATTCGTCAATGAACTCGCGCTTATGATCAAGTCCATGGACCCCGATCATCCGGTTGCCCTGTGCAACGGGGACACTCTGTATCTGGATAAGTTCGCCCAATTCGCGCCGGACGTGGACATTTATGCCGGCAACGTGTATCGGGGCGATTACGGGTTTGGGTCATTCTGGCAGCAGGTGGCCGAGGTCGCGGACAAGCCGGCGTTCATTTCCGAATACGGTGCCCCGGCCTTTGCTCCGCCCATGTCTTATGAAGAGGCCCAGCAGGCCCAGGCCGATTATCACCGCGGCAACTGGTTAGACATCCAATACAACAGCGCCGGTTACGGGGACGGAGCAGGTAATGCCATCGGCGGCATTGCCTTTGAGTGGCTGGATGAATGGTGGAAGAATTATGAACCATCCATCCACGACACCAAGGCCGATGTGGTGGGGCCTTTCGCGGGCGGGTATTATTATGAGGAATGGTTCGGTATTTTCGGCCAGGGGGACGGCAAAAGCAGCCCTTTTCTGCGCGAACCCAGAAAGGTTCACAATACTTATAAGGAACTTTGGAAAAACTGA